From one Streptomyces mobaraensis genomic stretch:
- the sigM gene encoding RNA polymerase sigma factor SigM, with translation MSAIAEDGRQQRTPTAGSDSELLALHVAGDPDAFSELVRRHRDRLWAVALRTLGDREEAADAVQDALVSAYRAAHTFRGQSAVTTWLHRITVNACLDRARKAAARRTSPLAETEKLEHLLEPYESAAEPAERSDLHRELLRALATLPPDQRAVLVLVDMQGYPVAEAAAVLNVPVGTVKSRCARARARLLPLLTHLHPGGRGSPRTERERNRSQGTSVPPPAGRSDVNPVKGGGGRA, from the coding sequence GTGAGTGCCATCGCAGAGGACGGACGGCAGCAGCGGACGCCGACGGCCGGCAGTGACAGCGAGCTGCTCGCCCTGCATGTCGCCGGGGACCCCGATGCCTTCAGCGAACTCGTCCGGCGCCACCGCGACCGGCTCTGGGCGGTAGCCCTCCGGACCCTCGGCGACCGGGAGGAAGCGGCCGACGCCGTGCAGGACGCCCTCGTCTCCGCCTACCGCGCCGCTCACACCTTCCGTGGCCAGTCGGCCGTCACCACCTGGCTGCACCGCATCACTGTGAACGCCTGCCTGGACCGGGCCCGCAAAGCCGCCGCGCGCCGTACGTCACCGCTCGCCGAGACCGAGAAGCTTGAGCACCTGCTGGAGCCCTATGAGTCGGCGGCCGAGCCGGCCGAGCGAAGCGATCTCCACAGAGAGCTACTGAGAGCCCTCGCGACCCTGCCGCCCGATCAGCGGGCCGTCCTCGTCCTGGTCGATATGCAGGGTTATCCCGTCGCCGAGGCGGCGGCCGTATTGAATGTTCCCGTGGGCACGGTGAAGAGTCGGTGCGCCAGAGCACGGGCGAGACTGCTGCCCTTGCTCACCCATCTGCACCCCGGCGGCAGGGGTAGCCCTCGTACCGAGAGGGAAAGGAACCGGTCGCAGGGGACGTCCGTCCCACCACCGGCTGGACGGAGTGACGTGAACCCAGTGAAGGGCGGAGGTGGGCGAGCGTGA
- a CDS encoding protein kinase family protein — MAERSTAAVDVADSSDAQDEPSLTAKADKATADGTEAGNTEESSVGVPPDTERATGGKGPRGDRVPELHSGHKLAGRYRLEECVTRLEGFSSWRAVDEKLRRAVGVHLLPAEHPRARTVLAAARSAALLGDPRFVQVLDAVEEDALVYVVHEWLPDATELTSVLASGPMAAFDAYQLVSQVSQAMAAAHREGLSHLRLGPGCVLRTGSGQYRIRGLAVMAALRGITSDTPQRTDTEAIGALLYAALTQRWPYEGDAHGLAGLPKDVGLIPPDQVRAGVHRGLSQLAMRALVNDGATASRQEPPCTTPEELAKAVSAMPRIRPPETPFSATPSYPRPPAGGAYGPQTVHSAPLTPPPPLQSRTGTAIKWIVSSLLIAALGLGSWQLADTLLKHTDSEDDPQQSQLSDNEARRKKPQQKQLPIEKVMEFSPLASPTGPKSVSLAADGDENTAWKTGAFYGYPRFGNLDQRAQGSGIVVDLGKVKEVSRIDVRMFAGQTIEIRAADTSASQPSALADFPKELLGSRRVPGENLQVVKSVKTRYVLVHLTELPLESGNTYRGGIYEIKVFGTRS; from the coding sequence GTGGCGGAACGGAGCACGGCTGCCGTCGACGTGGCAGACAGCAGCGACGCGCAGGACGAACCGTCGCTGACCGCCAAGGCGGACAAGGCCACGGCCGACGGTACGGAGGCCGGCAACACCGAGGAGAGCAGCGTCGGCGTGCCCCCGGACACCGAGCGCGCGACAGGCGGAAAGGGCCCGCGCGGCGATCGCGTGCCCGAACTGCACAGCGGTCACAAGCTCGCCGGAAGGTACCGCCTGGAGGAGTGCGTCACCCGTCTGGAGGGATTCAGCAGCTGGCGTGCCGTCGACGAGAAGCTGCGCCGGGCCGTCGGCGTCCACCTGCTGCCTGCCGAGCACCCGCGGGCCCGCACGGTGCTCGCGGCAGCCCGCTCCGCCGCGCTGCTGGGCGACCCGCGCTTCGTCCAGGTCCTCGACGCCGTCGAGGAGGACGCCCTCGTCTACGTCGTCCACGAGTGGCTGCCCGACGCCACCGAACTGACCTCCGTACTGGCCTCCGGGCCCATGGCGGCCTTCGACGCCTACCAGCTGGTCAGCCAGGTGTCGCAGGCCATGGCCGCCGCTCACCGCGAGGGGCTCTCCCATCTGCGTCTGGGCCCCGGCTGCGTGCTGCGCACCGGTTCCGGGCAGTACCGCATCCGCGGCCTGGCCGTGATGGCGGCACTCCGCGGCATCACCTCCGACACTCCCCAGCGCACCGACACCGAGGCCATCGGCGCCCTCCTGTACGCCGCCCTCACCCAGCGCTGGCCCTACGAGGGCGACGCCCACGGCCTGGCCGGCCTGCCCAAGGACGTCGGTCTCATCCCGCCCGACCAGGTGCGGGCGGGTGTCCACCGGGGGCTCTCCCAGCTGGCGATGCGCGCCCTCGTCAACGACGGCGCCACCGCGTCCCGTCAGGAGCCGCCCTGCACCACGCCGGAGGAACTCGCCAAGGCCGTCTCGGCCATGCCGCGGATCCGTCCCCCCGAGACGCCGTTCTCCGCCACACCGTCCTACCCCCGCCCCCCGGCAGGTGGCGCATACGGCCCGCAGACCGTCCACTCCGCTCCCCTCACCCCGCCGCCCCCGCTGCAGAGCCGTACCGGCACCGCCATCAAGTGGATCGTCTCCTCGCTCCTCATCGCCGCGCTGGGCCTGGGCAGCTGGCAGCTCGCGGACACCCTGCTGAAGCACACGGACTCGGAAGACGATCCCCAACAGTCGCAGCTGTCTGACAACGAGGCCAGAAGGAAGAAGCCTCAGCAGAAGCAGCTTCCGATCGAGAAGGTCATGGAGTTCTCCCCGCTGGCCTCGCCGACCGGGCCCAAGTCCGTGTCACTCGCAGCCGATGGCGACGAGAACACGGCTTGGAAGACCGGGGCCTTCTACGGTTATCCCCGTTTCGGCAACCTGGACCAGCGTGCCCAGGGCAGCGGGATCGTCGTCGACCTGGGCAAGGTCAAGGAGGTCTCACGCATCGATGTGCGGATGTTCGCGGGACAGACCATAGAGATCCGCGCTGCCGACACCTCCGCCTCTCAGCCCAGTGCGCTGGCGGACTTCCCGAAGGAACTCCTGGGATCTCGGCGAGTGCCCGGGGAGAACCTCCAGGTCGTCAAGAGCGTCAAAACGCGTTACGTGCTCGTCCACCTCACCGAGCTGCCCCTGGAAAGCGGCAACACCTACCGGGGTGGCATCTATGAAATCAAGGTGTTCGGCACCCGATCCTGA
- the murJ gene encoding murein biosynthesis integral membrane protein MurJ, translating to MNAPYDGDRGRGAGGDRRDQYPPAPPGAQEPPQPGPYAPDPYLGDPYPAEPYPGQAPADDGAAQQGGFHQGGQPLYGRQPYGQPQGGPQVPPPPAPSYPQQQAWPPAPQAQTPPAAGDDDATQLIGSVSGFPDRTTPTPPQRDAFAHLYRDQQQPYEPQRPQGRPVPAPGPHPAAASMEHTQPMVPAVEPPAAEPLVEPEPAPAAPAAKGGKAAGLLKSSALMAAGTMASRLLGFVKQAMLVAALGAGVLGDTYTVAYQLPAMIFFLTIGGGLNSVFIPQLVRSMKEDADGGEAYANRLLTVVGVILGGLTLLTVFGAEFLVPLLSSKFADNPDANSVTVAFVRYCMPTIFFMGIHVVMGQILNARGRFGAMMWTPVLNNIVVIATLGMFLWVYGTANSSGFGGHEITIPPEGIRLLGVGTLLGLVVQALAMIPYLRATGFKIRPRFDWRGHGLGKAAKLAKWTMLFVLANQAGNLVVTQLATAAGVNSRQAGTGIMAYINAQLIWNMPQAILTVSIMAAMLPRLSRSAVDGDTSAVRDDISQGLRSSAVAIVPIAFAFLALGVPICTLLFGSGGIEGARFFGYALMGFSLGLIPFSVQYVVLRAFYAYEDTRTPFYNTVIVAAVNAAGAALSYFLLPARWVVVGMGVSYGLAYAVGVGVAWRRLRNRLGGDLDGTRVVRTYARLIGACVPATLIGGAIAYGIGQVLGSGVLGSLAALIGGGVMLLGVFYIAAKRMRVEEVNAMVGMVRGRLGR from the coding sequence ATGAACGCGCCGTACGACGGTGACCGCGGCCGGGGCGCGGGAGGTGACCGGCGGGACCAGTACCCGCCGGCACCGCCCGGTGCCCAGGAGCCGCCGCAGCCGGGCCCGTACGCCCCGGACCCGTACTTGGGGGACCCCTACCCCGCCGAGCCGTACCCCGGCCAAGCACCGGCCGACGACGGCGCGGCGCAGCAGGGTGGTTTCCACCAAGGCGGGCAGCCCCTCTACGGCCGGCAGCCCTACGGGCAGCCCCAGGGCGGTCCGCAGGTCCCTCCGCCGCCCGCCCCCTCGTACCCGCAGCAGCAGGCGTGGCCGCCCGCGCCCCAGGCGCAGACTCCCCCGGCCGCCGGTGACGACGACGCGACCCAGCTCATCGGCAGCGTGAGCGGTTTCCCCGACCGGACCACGCCCACGCCGCCCCAGCGCGACGCCTTCGCCCACCTCTACCGGGACCAGCAGCAGCCCTACGAGCCGCAGCGGCCGCAGGGCCGGCCGGTCCCGGCGCCCGGGCCGCACCCGGCGGCGGCGTCGATGGAACACACCCAGCCGATGGTGCCCGCGGTGGAGCCCCCCGCGGCCGAGCCCCTGGTGGAGCCGGAGCCCGCTCCTGCGGCGCCGGCGGCGAAGGGCGGCAAGGCGGCGGGCCTGCTGAAGTCGAGCGCCCTGATGGCGGCGGGCACGATGGCGTCCCGGCTTCTGGGCTTTGTGAAACAGGCGATGCTCGTCGCCGCCCTGGGCGCCGGCGTACTGGGCGACACCTACACGGTGGCGTACCAGCTCCCCGCCATGATTTTCTTCCTGACCATCGGCGGCGGGCTCAACTCGGTCTTCATTCCACAGCTCGTGCGCTCGATGAAGGAGGACGCCGACGGCGGAGAGGCCTACGCAAACCGATTGCTGACGGTGGTCGGCGTCATCCTCGGCGGTCTTACTCTGCTGACCGTGTTCGGGGCCGAGTTCCTCGTGCCCCTGCTGTCCAGCAAGTTCGCCGACAATCCTGACGCCAACTCGGTGACGGTCGCCTTCGTCCGCTATTGCATGCCCACCATCTTCTTCATGGGCATCCACGTGGTGATGGGGCAGATCCTCAACGCGCGAGGCCGTTTCGGCGCGATGATGTGGACCCCCGTCCTCAACAACATCGTCGTCATCGCCACCCTCGGTATGTTCCTCTGGGTGTACGGCACGGCGAACAGCTCGGGCTTCGGCGGGCACGAGATCACGATCCCGCCGGAGGGCATCCGACTGCTGGGCGTCGGCACTCTGCTCGGTCTCGTCGTCCAGGCGCTGGCGATGATCCCCTACCTGAGGGCTACGGGCTTCAAGATCCGTCCGCGCTTCGACTGGCGCGGCCACGGCCTCGGCAAGGCCGCGAAGCTGGCCAAGTGGACGATGCTTTTCGTCCTCGCCAACCAGGCCGGCAACCTGGTCGTCACCCAGCTCGCCACCGCTGCGGGTGTCAACAGTCGCCAGGCCGGCACCGGCATCATGGCCTACATCAACGCCCAGCTCATCTGGAACATGCCGCAGGCCATCCTCACCGTCTCGATCATGGCGGCGATGCTCCCGCGCCTGTCGCGCTCGGCTGTCGACGGCGACACCAGCGCCGTCCGGGACGACATCTCGCAGGGCCTGCGCTCCTCGGCCGTGGCGATCGTGCCCATCGCCTTCGCCTTCCTGGCCCTCGGCGTCCCGATCTGCACCCTGCTCTTCGGATCGGGTGGTATCGAGGGAGCCCGCTTCTTCGGCTACGCCCTCATGGGCTTCAGCCTCGGCCTGATCCCCTTCTCGGTGCAGTACGTCGTCCTCCGCGCCTTCTACGCCTACGAGGACACCCGCACCCCCTTCTACAACACGGTCATCGTCGCCGCGGTCAACGCGGCGGGCGCGGCGCTCAGCTACTTCCTACTGCCCGCCCGCTGGGTCGTGGTCGGCATGGGCGTCTCCTACGGTCTCGCCTACGCCGTCGGTGTGGGCGTCGCATGGCGCAGGCTGCGCAACCGGCTCGGCGGCGATCTGGACGGCACCCGCGTGGTGCGTACGTACGCCCGCCTCATCGGCGCGTGCGTCCCCGCGACGCTCATCGGCGGCGCCATCGCCTACGGCATCGGCCAGGTCCTGGGCAGCGGCGTCCTCGGCTCGCTCGCCGCCCTGATCGGCGGTGGCGTGATGCTCCTCGGCGTCTTCTACATCGCCGCCAAACGCATGCGGGTGGAAGAGGTCAACGCCATGGTCGGCATGGTCCGCGGGCGTCTGGGACGCTGA